The genome window CAAACCGGGCAAACCCACTGCCATCGGTCTTGAGCGTATACACAGATTGATTATTGCTGCTGATAAGCGTCAGCTCAACACCTTGTATCGGTTCCGCTTTGCTGATGGAATTCGCCCAGACGAGTAGTTCGTCCTTCGTCTGACGAGCGACCAGACCAATATCGGATACGGACACCAACTGACTGGTCCGCAGATAAGCTTCATCTTTTGAGCCAACCGTGACCAGATACACACCCCGGAATGAACCAGATTGAACGGACTCTGGCAAGGCCAGGTTGAGGGCCGACACCCCACCAACTTTGGGCAAATCGGTTGTTTCGACGGTTTTATTGACGAGTACATCGCTCAGATCGCCTGATTCGTCATCACTGTATGTGAACGATCCCGCGGGTTCCCATTGGCCATCGGCGCTCTCCGCATACGCTTCGTAACGGTCCGAGCGGAGGTAGTGAAGAATGTTATTTTCGTATATTTTCGCGATTTTGACGTGTACTTTCGGTACGTTAACGATGGTAAGTCCCACATTCCGGGCACCTTTCGAGGAGAGATACAGGGCTTTCTTGTTCGCAAACTGAATGCTGGCGGGCATCTTGCCGAAAAACAAATCACGTGTGACCGGCTCGTTGAGTTTAGTCCCGAGCGTTCCACGAATCTGGTCGGTCAGGGTCAATACGTAGGTGTCCGTTTCGCTGAAGTTTCCCCGGATGATGAACCCGTTTTCGGTCAGCTCGGCGCTTGTTTCGGCTTGTGGCTGAATGGTATAGTAGCGGCTCAGTTCGCCGGGTTGGATCTCCTGGGTAGTGATGACACGAATAACCCCCTGATTGTTTTCAAAGCTCGTCTGAACGTCAGCAATGTCAATGGTGTAACGCGATGGTAGTGTTCCGGTCTTCTCGATAGTTTCTTTACTGACATAGGCCGTATGGGGTATTTTAAGCCCCTTGTCCAGTTTTATTGTCAGGGGGTGCTCGTTTTTAAGGGCGCGTGCATCGGCCAGTGTTACGCTGACATTGGTCTGAGCGTCGCTTTGGGCAAGCTGTGTCGATACCTTTTTTTCGTCGACTGATACCGTCAGCTTCCCGGTAATTTCGGCGGAACTAACCGGATAATTGAAATTGAGCCGGGTTTTCGCTACCGGTTTTCCACTTTCCTGCGACTTGGCCCACCAGCTTTCGGTGCTGGCCAGTTGTAAGTAGGGGGTATGAAACTCGATGGCATCCTCCGAAACCGTCAAATTTTTCTGAGTGGCGCGTTTTAGAAGATCGTCGGTCAGCTCGGCACGGTAATTGGTAGCGGGGTCGAACGAAGCAGCAGGGGAGAAGACCAGTTCATTGGGAGCGGTCCATTTGAATTTACCACGTACTGTGGGGATGAAACGAACGTATTGCGTCGAATCCCATTCATCGAGCTGGTTGACGGGACCGATATTTTTGTTGAAGGAGAACGTAAGATTTTGCGTCTGTTGTACCTCGTCGGCAAAATTCCGGCCTACTACGGTTACTTCGTTAAATGATAGCCGGGCGCAATTCACCAGCAATACGAAAGGAATCAATAAAGCAAGGTTGCCAGACCGACGAATCCGGGAGCGCATTTTATACACAGTAAAGGTGAGAGGCCGAATGTAGACGAAAAAATCACTCGACATTGTTCGCCAAGTTTGTTTTTCGGCGTATGACTTATTGAGTGGCTGTAAGCTTCTCTGACAGTGGGGTTGTCCTTTTTGAGCGTTTTCTCGAATTGAGCCACTCAGCTTAATCTATTAACGATGTTAAATGCGCCATTCATGTTTACTTGGCGCCAGACATACCCCGGCAGTTGTCAGTTTATCTGGTTTCAAACGCTGCCAAGTCGGTCCAATAGCATAGAGTTTATTTCGCTGAAATTCTATGGTTGATAAGGATGCGGTAAGATTTCATGCAGATCAGGACTTAGTACTCTATTTCAGATACGTTAACGATGTTAATTGTGTTGTTTGGTGTACTTTCCTAAAAGCTAGAACGCTTTTGACAGGATTACACAAGATTTCTATGCCCTAAAAACCTTGTGTAGTCCTGTCAAAAAAAACAGAAATAGTATGGTCTGACTATCAGCTTCTACTGTATTGGCGTAAATTGGATGTTCGCGATTTTCCAGGAACTACCTTGCTTGACCGAAACGACCGAAAACGATACCGTGCTGTCGAACGCTTGTCCCCGAACGCTACCTTTTGCTTTCCAGGTGCCCGTCATAACAGCCGCATCGTTGTTGTATTGGCGGGTTTGCGCATTTGATAGGGCTGCTGTCTCGACAACGATGTAACCGCCGTTCATGCCCTGAGCCAGTAGGTCACCAGCAACGGCATTCCCGTCAAAACTAACCAGACTGAAGTCACTGGTGATCAGTTTGCTCACAGCGTCTCCGTTTTCGTCAAGGAGTGCTTTGAAAAACGCATTCCCTAAAGCCGTTGGGTCCTGGGCGAGATCGGTAGCTTGCTGAGCAAAGGTAGTAGCAGTGGTAAATAGCAGTACGGCGATAAGAGAGACTAACGTTTTCATGTAGACTAGGAGTTGCTTTTGGACGGAAAAATGGGGATACCGTATGGAAAAGCAAAATGAAGAAATCGTTACTCGTTTTTGATCGTCACGTGTAAATCGCTGTAGCGCCCTTTGTCGTCGGCGCATGATATTTTTAACGGACCGGGTTTCGGCCTGAAAAAGACAGCTTCATCCGGACGAGCTTTTTTGTAGAGCTTATCATTTAGATACCAGAAGACTGTTTGAACGTCATTGGCTGCCTGACAACCCAGTTCAAGGTCAGTGAGCTGTCTGGAATTAATAAAATAGTCGCTGCCGTCGTTAAGGCTGGTTATGAGCGGACCCGTTCCGGTCGAGCCAAAAATGCGCTCACAGGTTGGGTTATGCGGGGGAACGGTCTCAAACGGAATATGCCTGCTTTGGTAAAAGGCGGCCACCTCGGGTGATAAATTCGGATACGATCGGCGTACCGCACCACTATCGGGCTTGCAATGAGCGCAGTACGATACAGTTCCGGCTGCATTCGTAAAGATAGGCTTGCGATGCTGACAACGTCGATACCGCGATACACCCATGATGAAGTAATCGGTTACCTGACTTGGGCAGAACTCGCCGGGAATATCTCCCGTTTCGGGGCAAACAAGCCGCATCGACAGGCTACCTCCTGGTTTCCTGAGCTTGTCTCTAGACGAATTATAATCCAGCGCGTTGAAAAGTTGGAATAACAATGGTGTAGCCGTATTGGCACCACTCAGCTCAGCTACGCCAATCCCCGAGAAATTACCAACCCACACGCCGATGGTGTACCGCTGGTTATAGCCAATGCTCCAGGCATCACGCCGTCCGTAGGAGGTACCGGTCTTCCAGGCGATTTGCGGCAGATGATAACTGTTGTCAAAATTATTGGGAAGATCGGGGCGTGTGATCTGCGAAAGCGTATTGGTAATCAGAAAGGCTGCTTCTCTGGAAAGTAGTCTTGTGCCGGTTTCCCTCACCGACCCGTCGGACCGCCCCGTAAAACGCAACTCCTTGACAACCCCACCATTGGCGAAGCCCGCATAAAGCCGGGTCATCTCCTCCAGCGTGACACCGCATCCGCCCAGAATCATCGAAAGACCCAACTCCTTCGCCTGTTTGCGAACCGTTTTAAAACCAGCTTTTCGTAGTGTTTCGACCAGAACGGGCGTGCCGATTTCTTTCAGAAGTGCTACCGCCGGAATGTTCAGTGAATTTGCCAGTGCAAATTCAGCCGTGACTGGCCCGTTGAATTTTCGGTCGTAATTATCCGGCTCGTAACCACCGAAATTCGTTGGCACGTCACTAAGCTTGGATTTGGGCGTAATCGTTCCCGCATCGAACGACAAACCGTAGAGCAATGGTTTGAGCGCACTCCCCGGCGATCGAATCGCCCGAACCCCGTCAACCTGTCCGCCATCGAACGTATTGCCGAAATCGGCAGAACCGGCATACGCAACTACTTCATGGGTCTGATTATCTACCACCAGTACGGCTGAATTGTGAATTGAATAAGCTTTAATACGGTTCGCGTAGTTTCGGATTAACTGCTCGACGGTGGCCTGCGTGGCTGTATGGATGGCCGAATGAATGATGGGCACATCGGGGTTTTCGGCGCGAAGTCGATGCGACAGGTGAGGGACCAACTGAGGAGCTGAACGCCGGTAGGCCGTGAGCGGTTCGGCCATGGCATCAGTAATCGTTGTTTCGTCGAAGAGGTGTTTGGCGCGAAAGCGGGCCAGCCAGCGATTGCGTTCCTGTACGACAAGGCTATTGTTTATTCCCAACCGTAAGCTCGAGGGTCGGTTGGGGACGATGGTAAGGGTGGTCAGCTCGGCCAGACTGAGTAGCTGTGGCAGCTTGCCGAAGTACAGGAGTGAGGCTGATTTTAGCCCTTCAATATTACCCCCATACGGAATCAGGTTCAGATATAACTGAAGGATCTCATCCTTGGAGTAATGAAGTTCCAGCTGCAACGCCCGAAACAGCTCGATGGCTTTATTCCCGTAGGTTCGCTGGCGGGGTTCCAGCAGCCGAATGGTCTGCATCGTTATGGTCGAAGCCCCTGACGTTCGCCGACCCGACACAAAATTCCGGCCCGCAGCTCGCAGCATGGATACCGGGTTGAACCCAACATGATACCGGAAGTATTTGTCTTCCTTGAACAAAATCGCGTCGCGGAGAGTAGGAGTAATCTCGGGAAGCTCGACGTAGAGTCGCCATTTGTCGTCGCGGCTCAGAAACGCATGCAGAATGTCCCCATCACGAGCGGTGATTACGGTAGAATACGCAACGCTGGTGTTGAGCGGGTATAGAAAATCGATACTCAGAAACCCCATTGTGACGACAAACAGGACCTTCACGAAACGTGGTTTCCAGATTCGTTTGGCAATGCCGCAAACGTTTCCCAATATTGACCGACCCATAGGTGTTCTTGTTCCTTAAAAACAACCGCAAAAATCAACGAAATTCCTTAACCAACGAAACCATACATTAAACGATGACGATTCAGTTTTTCGGGGCAGCCCGCACCGTAACCGGTAGCAAACACCTGATCACCACGGCCACAGGCACACAAATTCTGCTCGACTGCGGACTATTTCAGGGTATCAATACGGATGAACTGAACCAACAGTTCGGCTTCGATCCGGCACAGGTCGATTACATGGTGTTGTCACATGCGCACATTGACCACACAGGCCTGATACCCCGGCTGGTGCGTCAGGGGTTTAGCGGACCCATTTACACAACTTCGGCTACCATCGATCTGTGCGAGGTTATGCTGATGGATAGTGCCCGCATTCAGGAACGCGACCTCGAACGGGTCAATGAACGACGTCAGCGCCGGAATCAGCCCGAACTCGACGCACTTTACGATGAAGCGGACGTACAGCGGGCACTGGATCAGATGAAGCCGGTTGATTATAATGTACCATTCGCTATTTGCGACGAGGTAACTGGGCTATTAACCGATGCGGGTCACCTGCTCGGAAGCGCGTCTGTAAGCCTGACAATTCGCGAAAATGGGGCCGAAAAACAATTGTTTTTTAGTGGCGATATTGGTCGGCCCGACGACAAAATTCTTCGGTCACCCCAACCGTTTCCACAGGCTGATTACATTATCTGCGAATCAACCTACGGCGACCGTCTTCACGAAGCCGAACCCGACATGAAAGCCCATTTGTTGCGCATTGTTCAGGAAACCTGCGTGGAGAAGCGCGGTAAGCTGATCATTCCTGCCTTTGCCGTTGACCGGACCCAGGAGTTGATTTATGCGCTGGATCAATTGTCGAGCGAAGGCCGTTTGCCTAAACTGCCGGTGTATATCGACAGCCCGATGTCGGTAAAAGCGACGCAGGTAATGCGCGACCACGAAGAAGATTTTAATCCCGATATTCTGGGTTATGCCAAAAAAGATGGCGATCCATTCGATTTTCCAAACCTGCATTACGTTGCCGATGTAGAGGGGTCAAAAGCCATCAACAACAATAACGAGCCCTGCATCATTATCGCGCCATCGGGTATGGCTGAGGCTGGCCGTATCAAGCACCATATTAAAAATAACATCGAAAAGCCGAACACCACCATTTTGCTGGTCGGTTATGCCTCGCCGAATAGTCTGGGTGGGGCGCTCAAGCGGGGCGATAAGGAAGTGACTATCTTCGGTGACCGATACCATGTGACGGCTAACATCGAGATCATGGATTCGTTCTCGGCTCATGCGGACTACCGGGAGATGCTTCATTTTCTGAGTTGCCAGGACCCGACGCGCGTTAAAACGGTATTTCTGGTACACGGCGACTACGACAAGCAGGTGATCTGGAAAGGCAAACTACAGGCGGCTGGTTTCAACCACGTCGAAATACCTGATATGAAGGAAAAAGCAAGTTTATGACTATCGTCAACAGGTTGAATCAGGAGTCGTGAGCAATAAAAAACCCCGGCACTAAAAACCGGGGTTGAAAAAAATAAGAACCGGGACAGCCTTGTCAGGTAAAACGGACTCGGGAAAAGCCCCGTGTGAAGCGACGGTTCAATACGACACGATACATTTTGCCAAACTGGGCATAACACCAACTCCGAAGTTGCCTTACTTCTTTTGGAATAAGCATTTTGATAGCTTTGGCCAATTCTTTTTCGAATAATCCTTTGTCAAAACTAACCTTCTGAAGGATGGTTTTGATATACTCAAGCATGGAAAGCATGGTATGTCATTTTTGTCGGTTATGAAGCTTATGGATACTGGAAAAGGTTGACTGCTTCGTTCTAATAGGGTATATTATCCGTAACGGCTTACTTTGTGATTTGTTGCTCAAAAATAACAATGTCGATTGCAATATTCCGCATATTTTTTGTATTATTTTATTTTGCGTCTGTCGCAGGATTCAGCCAAACGGTTGAAAATGAATTGACTATTGAGTTGGGCCAAACTAATTTTCCGATTGAACGGCCTTTCACGATTTCCGTCATCATCCCAAACAGCGACACGCGCCCGTCCATTACCTTTCCGGACATTGTCGGTTTTACCAAAAAAGGGATGTCGGCTAGCGTTACGCCGAGCGAAATTGGTGGAAAAACAATTACTAATCAAGTCATTACGCAAAATTATCAGGCGCGTACTCCTGGTCGCTTCCGGGTGCCTCCCTTCAGCATAAAGGTCAACGACGAGACGGTACAGTCGGAAGGGACAATGCTGGTGGTTCGTGCGTCCGCTACGACCACTGCTCCCGTCAATGTGACGACCACCGCCCTTGTTTCGCCACCTAATGGGGCGGCTTTTTTGTCACTTCGGTCTTCGCAGTCCAGAATATATACGGGCGAAAGCATCGCGCTCACGTTGTCGTTTTTTGTGGCCGATAATTATCCGTATAAGCTGAATTTTACGGCGCTGGATAAGCAGATGCAGGCTATCACAAAAAAGATTCGTCCGGCCAATGCGTGGGAAGAAAACCTGAACATAACCGAGCTGAACCCAAACCCGGTGCTGGTGGGCGGAAAGAAATTTCGGGAGTATCGACTGTATCAATCCGTCTTTTTCCCGTTGTCGAATCAATCGCTCAAGTTGCCTGCTGTAACGCTCTGGCTAGGCAAAGAGCCGATCGTTGGTCCGCCATCGGCCAAGCCTGAAACGATCGCGTTCACCAGTAAACCCGTTACCATCGCGATTCGTCCCTTACCTGCTCACCCGCTGCGTGGTCGAGTGCCCGTGGGGTCGTTTCGGCTGGAGGAAGGCCTCGAACGGCAGCGGGTCAGCGTTGGTCAGAGTGTCCGCTACACATTTGCAGTAACGGGTGAGGGTAATATTGCTACGCTTCCGGCGCCGGAAACGCTCAGTGATACGGCTAGTATTGATGTATTTCCCCCTAAAGAACGCCACACGGTTACCAATTCAGGCGTTGACGTGACGGGCAATAAGACGTTTACGTACTTTATCGTTCCCCATCAGAATGGGGTCGTTTCGCTGGCTAATCGCTTTCAGTGGATTTATTTTAACCCCAAAACAGCCCGTTACGATACCCTGCGGCCACGGTTGCAAATGCAGGTAGGTGGTAAAGCAGACGCGGTAGCCGTCAACTCAACCGTTCAGGCGTCTTTGTCAGGAACAACCGGCGAAACCGTACCGGGAACATCGATGGGGGACTCGTTATATGCGGGTATTGAAGCAATCGATAGTACGCAGCAGCCAATGAGCATTACGGTTTTAATTCGCAGTATTGCCAATGTGTTGATTGCATTAATGCTATTAGGGATGATCTTTGTATTTTTCAAGAAATAAACGAGTGGATTTTAGCAGCTACGATTTAGATAACGGACAGTACTTATAGTCTTACGTATCTACTAACCAGTGGCTAACATCGATAAATAAGCATGAGCAGTACCTACGGAACACTATTCAAAATCTCAACCTTCGGTGAATCACATGGCCCCGGCATTGGCGTTGTTATAGATGGTTGCCCAGCCGGATTGTCGTTCGATACGGATTTTATTCAGCATGAACTGGACCGTCGCAAGCCGGGCCAGTCCAGAATTACGACCCAACGGCGGGAAGCCGACGAATTTGAGGTACTGTCGGGCGTATTTGACGGAAAGACGCAGGGAACGCCCATTGCGCTGTTGATTCGAAATACTGACCAGCGTAGTAAAGACTACGGCCACATTTCTGAGCAGTTCAGACCATCCCATGCGGATTATACCTACCAGACCAAGTACGGCTCCCGTGATTACCGGGGCGGTGGGCGGTCGTCGGCGCGCGAAACAGCTGCGCGGGTGGCTGCTGGTGCTGTAGCCAAGCTACTTTTGACGCAGCTGGGCGTTCAGGTTCGGGCGTATGTGTCGCAGGTCGGTACGCTGAAACTCGAAAAACAATATTCGGAGTTAAATCTGGCGCTGGCCGAAGAAAATGCAGTGCGCTGTCCCGATCCCGAAACGGCTGAACGCATGTTTCAGTACATCGACGAAATTCGTAAACAGGGCGACTCGATCGGGGGTGTTGTCGACTGTGTGGTGACCGGTGTTCCGGCTGGCTGGGGCGAACCCGTTTTTGATAAACTCCACGCTGAACTGGGCAAAGCGATGCTGAGTATCAACGCCGTAAAAGGATTTGAATACGGTAGTGGGTTTGCCGGCGTAGAGTTACGTGGATCACAGCATAACGACGAATTTTACACGGATGAGCACGGTCGTGTCCGGACAAAGACGAATCTATCCGGTGGTATTCAGGGGGGAATCAGCAATGGCGAAGCGATCTATTTCCGCACGGCTTTTAAACCCGTCGCGACCATCATGCAGGATCAGGACAGCGTTGATGTACATGGGCAGGCGGTGACCGTTTCGGGCAAGGGACGCCACGATCCCTGCGTAGTGCCACGGGCGGTGCCCATCGTTGAAGCGATGGCGGCCCTGGTTCTGATCGACATGTACCTGCGTAACAAGGCCGCACAGATCTGATAAGCGTAGCCAGAGGGGCTATTTTTTCTTCAGAACGGACTGCATAATGGCAAAACCCAGAAAGCCGAATCCAGCCGCCTGACCCAGAATGCCGAGCGTCAGTAAGGTTCCGGCTGCGTCTGAGTTGGTTTTTCTGGCCCATGCGCCAAGGAGCAGCAGCAGAATACCGACAAACCAGAAGCCAGCGGCCAGTAAAACGAATTTATTTTTGATCGTGACCATAGTACGATTAGCTGTCTTTTTGCTTAACGCGGTGGCGCGGTTTCAGGCAAAAACCGTGGTTTGCCGGATAAAGTTACACGATAAACGATTATTGCGAACGACGGTATACTACAGACGGGTGATGCTGGTCCTGTTTGTGAGCGTGTTGGTGCCTGTTTTGGGTAATTCTCAGCCAACGACGCGTCGCTTTTCCTTCCATCGGGGTTTGATGGGTACGCAGTTTACCGTAATTCTTTACGCGGCAGACAGCCTGAGCGCCCGGCGCGCCAATGAAGCCGTTTCGGCGAGAATGGATTCGCTCAATCAGATCATGAGCGATTACTTGGACGGTTCCGAAATCAATCGGTTATCGGCCACGAGCGGTTCCGGAAAATGGACACCCGTATCGGCGGAGTTATTTGATGTGCTGCAGAAGGCGCAGACGATCGCCAAACGCTCGCACGGACGCTTCGACCCAACAGTCGGTCCGCTATCGCAACTGTGGCGACGTGCTGTTCGTCGGAAGGAGTTTCCCACGGCAAAGGTGCTTAGAAAAGCCCGGCGGTTGGTGGGTTATCGACTGATGGAATTAGATTCGAAAAAACAGTCGGTCAGGCTTCGGCGGGCGGGCATGCGGTTGGATGTGGGTGGTATTGGTCAGGGATTTGCCATCGATGAAGCGATAAAGGTACTGCACCAACACGGTATTCGTTCGGCGTTGTTTGATATTGGGGGCGACATTCTCGTAGGTGATGCCCCGCCCGACAGACCAGAAGGCTGGCGCGTTGGCATTGGTTCAGGTAAAGCCGGAGCGATAGATACCACCTCACTATTCCTGAAGAATGCAGCCATAACCACCTCCGGCGACATGTACCGGTTTCTGGAGCACAACGGTCGGCGTTATTCGCATATTATGGACCCACGCTCTGGGCTGGGCATGCCTTATTTTGTGCAGGCTACTGTGCTGTCTCCCGACGGGTACCATGCCGACGCACTCACGAAAGTATTCAGCGTGGCTGGACTGCGTAAAAGTCGACGACTGATCAGCCGATGGCCAGGGACAAAACTATTGATCCGTGAAAACAAATCCGGTCGACTGCGCGAGTGGCGATCTGCCGATTTTCCAACTAATTGAGAATTGTCACTACTATCAATAGCGGGATAAATCTGTTTATAGATCTGTGGATTAGTCTCTGGATGCGCTCACAAGAAGTTTTGGGATAAGCCTTGTTTCGTCAAGTAGCAGGCTCTTCATTGGTGCTTTACTGAGCAACTATTGACCCAATACACATGCTAACTCCACTTCATACGGGTGTTCTGCTGGTAGGGGCAGGCCCGACGGGTCTTGCACTAGCCTGTCAACTCACTCGGCTGGGCGTTGATTTTATCCTGATCGATGCGGGAGCAGGGATCACGCCTTATTCCAAAGCCATCGGTGTACAGGCCCGTACGCTGGAAATCTACGATCAGATCGGCCTGGCTGACCCCCTGATCGAAAAAGGGATTATTGCCGAAAAAGCCAAATTAATTGAAGGCGGTGAGGTACGCGGGACGATTGAACTAGCCACGATTGGGCAGGGACAAAGCCCTCACCCTTTTCTGCTGCTGGTCGAGCAGAACCAGCATGAGCAATTACTCTATACCTTTCTGGAGGAACACGGTAACTCCGTTCAGTGGCAGACAACCCTAAAGGAATTTTCGCAAACCGATCAGCAGGTTACCGCGCATGTTGTGACGAATGGTGGCGATGAGCAGATAATCACGGCTACGTATATGGTCGGTTGCGACGGTGCTCATAGTGTTGTTCGTCGTGGACTTGGTCTGTCTTTTGCCGGAAGTACCATGGAACGTCTCTTCTATGTAGCCGATGTGGTGATCGACTGGCAGTATGACCACAATTCGGTTATGATCTGTCTGGCTAAAGCAACACTAGCGGCTTTCTTTCCACTCCCCGGCACCAACCGTTACCGGATCGTCGGTACATTTCCCGAAGGCGATCAGCACGAAGCGGGTGACATAGTATACCAGACGATTGAGCAGCAACTGAAAACCGATACCAAACTGGCCCTCGACATTACACAGGTGAATTGGTTTTCCACCTATAAAGTGCATTCCCGACGTGTCAGCGCATTTTCTGAGGGCCGTTGTTTTGTCGCGGGTGATGCTGCGCACATCCATACGCCCGCTGGTGCGCAGGGGATGAACACCGGCATTCAGGATGGGTATAATCTGGCCTGGAAATTGGCGCTCGTGCTGAAGCATCAGGCTAACGAAGGCTTGCTGGCAACGTATAACCAGGAACGTGGCGAAAATGCCAAGCATTTGCTCGATACCACTGATCGTATGTTTGAGTTTGGTGCAAGCCCTGACTGGTTTCTAACATTCTTACGCACACACATTATCCCGCATGTTGCCCATTTTGTGATGGGTCTTGATGCAGTTAAGAAGGCCGTTTTTCCGTTGATTTCACAGATAGGCATCAACTACCGATCGAGTTCGCTGAGCCGATCCAATGACGATTTTTTGAATATCAAAGCTGGGGATCGCATGCCTTATTTTCTGGTCAATGGAGAAAGTATATTCAATGTACTGCGCAACCCGAAATTTCATCTTATTCGCGTTCAGAATGAACCAGATACGAATCGGGCAGAATTAAATGAGCTACTGACGCGTAATCCTTCGCTGTTGAACTATCACCAGGTCCCGCTTTCCGCCGATGTACAGACCCTGTTTGGCACGAAGGAGTCGTTCAGTATCCTGCTCCGACCCGACAATTACATCGCACGGATCGACCAATCAGATTCGCTTACGCCGATCAGAAACTACCTGGCTGAAACGATTGGTGTTTCTCTTGGCTAAGTCAAGTCATCAGGTAAAAAGAAACGCATCCATCGCTTCTGACTATCAATTCAGGCGCGATAGATGCGTTGGCATTACATGAGAAGCGATGGTTAAACGGCTATTGTTTTACCCGGCACCGCAATCTGGTAAAGACCATTCGCATCGGGCAGGCTTTTGGGCATAGCGTCCCAGGCAAGCGTTGTCGGGAACAAATCGATTTGTGAATTCAGGGCCTCATCCCACTTCACGACTTTGCCGGAATAAGTAGCCATGCGCCCCATCAGCGCTGTCATGGTGCTTTTCGCCACCCGTTCGGCATCGGCAAATTTGTATTCGCCTTTGGCAATCGCGTCAAATAATTCGTCGTGCTCGATCTGGTACGGATTGCCATCGGCTTTGGCATTGTAACTGAAAATTGGTTGGCCGTTATAGCCCATCAGCGCACTGGTTTTCTTTTCCATTCCCTCAACCTTGCCCTTCGTGCCCAGAAACATTTCATCGACCCGGCTGTAGGTGCCTTCGTAGTGGCGGCACTGGCTGTTAATGGTCGTACCATCGGCGTAAACAAAATCGACAATGTGGTGGTCGAAAATTTCGCCATCATCTTTTCCGACGCGGACCTGCCGCCCACCCGTTCCCTGGCAGGAAACTGGATAGCTGTTCTTGACCCAGTTGGCCACGTCGATGTTGTGGACGTGCTGCTCATTAATGTGGTCACCACACAGCCAGTTGAAATAATACCAGTTACGCATCTGGTAGTCCATTTCGGTTTGATTTGGTTGGCGGGGTTTATGCCAGACGCCACCACTAATCCAGTATACCTGTCCGCCGACAATATCGCCCAACGCCCCGTCGTGAATGCGTTTGATCATCTCCCGATAGCTCGGCTGATAACGGCGCTGTAAACCGACCACTACGTTTAGTTTTTTCTTCTTGGCCTCTTCCGCAGCCGCCAAAACCCGCCGAATACCCGGTGCATCAGTA of Spirosoma agri contains these proteins:
- a CDS encoding nuclear transport factor 2 family protein — protein: MKTLVSLIAVLLFTTATTFAQQATDLAQDPTALGNAFFKALLDENGDAVSKLITSDFSLVSFDGNAVAGDLLAQGMNGGYIVVETAALSNAQTRQYNNDAAVMTGTWKAKGSVRGQAFDSTVSFSVVSVKQGSSWKIANIQFTPIQ
- the pbpC gene encoding penicillin-binding protein 1C; this translates as MGRSILGNVCGIAKRIWKPRFVKVLFVVTMGFLSIDFLYPLNTSVAYSTVITARDGDILHAFLSRDDKWRLYVELPEITPTLRDAILFKEDKYFRYHVGFNPVSMLRAAGRNFVSGRRTSGASTITMQTIRLLEPRQRTYGNKAIELFRALQLELHYSKDEILQLYLNLIPYGGNIEGLKSASLLYFGKLPQLLSLAELTTLTIVPNRPSSLRLGINNSLVVQERNRWLARFRAKHLFDETTITDAMAEPLTAYRRSAPQLVPHLSHRLRAENPDVPIIHSAIHTATQATVEQLIRNYANRIKAYSIHNSAVLVVDNQTHEVVAYAGSADFGNTFDGGQVDGVRAIRSPGSALKPLLYGLSFDAGTITPKSKLSDVPTNFGGYEPDNYDRKFNGPVTAEFALANSLNIPAVALLKEIGTPVLVETLRKAGFKTVRKQAKELGLSMILGGCGVTLEEMTRLYAGFANGGVVKELRFTGRSDGSVRETGTRLLSREAAFLITNTLSQITRPDLPNNFDNSYHLPQIAWKTGTSYGRRDAWSIGYNQRYTIGVWVGNFSGIGVAELSGANTATPLLFQLFNALDYNSSRDKLRKPGGSLSMRLVCPETGDIPGEFCPSQVTDYFIMGVSRYRRCQHRKPIFTNAAGTVSYCAHCKPDSGAVRRSYPNLSPEVAAFYQSRHIPFETVPPHNPTCERIFGSTGTGPLITSLNDGSDYFINSRQLTDLELGCQAANDVQTVFWYLNDKLYKKARPDEAVFFRPKPGPLKISCADDKGRYSDLHVTIKNE
- a CDS encoding MBL fold metallo-hydrolase RNA specificity domain-containing protein → MTIQFFGAARTVTGSKHLITTATGTQILLDCGLFQGINTDELNQQFGFDPAQVDYMVLSHAHIDHTGLIPRLVRQGFSGPIYTTSATIDLCEVMLMDSARIQERDLERVNERRQRRNQPELDALYDEADVQRALDQMKPVDYNVPFAICDEVTGLLTDAGHLLGSASVSLTIRENGAEKQLFFSGDIGRPDDKILRSPQPFPQADYIICESTYGDRLHEAEPDMKAHLLRIVQETCVEKRGKLIIPAFAVDRTQELIYALDQLSSEGRLPKLPVYIDSPMSVKATQVMRDHEEDFNPDILGYAKKDGDPFDFPNLHYVADVEGSKAINNNNEPCIIIAPSGMAEAGRIKHHIKNNIEKPNTTILLVGYASPNSLGGALKRGDKEVTIFGDRYHVTANIEIMDSFSAHADYREMLHFLSCQDPTRVKTVFLVHGDYDKQVIWKGKLQAAGFNHVEIPDMKEKASL
- a CDS encoding BatD family protein, with amino-acid sequence MSIAIFRIFFVLFYFASVAGFSQTVENELTIELGQTNFPIERPFTISVIIPNSDTRPSITFPDIVGFTKKGMSASVTPSEIGGKTITNQVITQNYQARTPGRFRVPPFSIKVNDETVQSEGTMLVVRASATTTAPVNVTTTALVSPPNGAAFLSLRSSQSRIYTGESIALTLSFFVADNYPYKLNFTALDKQMQAITKKIRPANAWEENLNITELNPNPVLVGGKKFREYRLYQSVFFPLSNQSLKLPAVTLWLGKEPIVGPPSAKPETIAFTSKPVTIAIRPLPAHPLRGRVPVGSFRLEEGLERQRVSVGQSVRYTFAVTGEGNIATLPAPETLSDTASIDVFPPKERHTVTNSGVDVTGNKTFTYFIVPHQNGVVSLANRFQWIYFNPKTARYDTLRPRLQMQVGGKADAVAVNSTVQASLSGTTGETVPGTSMGDSLYAGIEAIDSTQQPMSITVLIRSIANVLIALMLLGMIFVFFKK
- the aroC gene encoding chorismate synthase, with translation MSSTYGTLFKISTFGESHGPGIGVVIDGCPAGLSFDTDFIQHELDRRKPGQSRITTQRREADEFEVLSGVFDGKTQGTPIALLIRNTDQRSKDYGHISEQFRPSHADYTYQTKYGSRDYRGGGRSSARETAARVAAGAVAKLLLTQLGVQVRAYVSQVGTLKLEKQYSELNLALAEENAVRCPDPETAERMFQYIDEIRKQGDSIGGVVDCVVTGVPAGWGEPVFDKLHAELGKAMLSINAVKGFEYGSGFAGVELRGSQHNDEFYTDEHGRVRTKTNLSGGIQGGISNGEAIYFRTAFKPVATIMQDQDSVDVHGQAVTVSGKGRHDPCVVPRAVPIVEAMAALVLIDMYLRNKAAQI